The Armatimonadota bacterium genome window below encodes:
- a CDS encoding Fic family protein produces MFDRIDALKAKLDAMRPLKPEFLAEYQKLIDVRMTYHSNAIEGNTLTQSETELVLEKGVTIGGKSVAEHLEVIGHREAIGFIQELATTSSHLGEHEIRQIHALVVRGNMPEEQGKYRTVNVKAAGTEHQYPDHIQIPNLMQRFVAELATGNLHPVGRAVKAHYDFVSIHPFRDGNGRTGRLLMNLLLIQSGYVPAILRVERRTDYIDSLVHAQSNDDDLSKLTMLVCNELESALEEVISLAS; encoded by the coding sequence ATGTTCGACAGGATCGATGCCCTCAAGGCAAAACTTGACGCCATGCGTCCCTTGAAGCCGGAATTCCTTGCGGAATACCAAAAGCTGATCGACGTTCGAATGACTTACCACTCAAACGCAATTGAGGGAAATACACTCACACAAAGCGAGACAGAACTCGTCCTTGAAAAAGGCGTAACGATTGGAGGGAAATCTGTTGCCGAGCATCTGGAAGTGATCGGTCATCGGGAGGCCATTGGGTTCATTCAGGAACTTGCCACCACAAGTTCGCATCTCGGCGAGCATGAAATCAGACAGATCCACGCACTTGTAGTGAGGGGAAACATGCCCGAAGAACAAGGTAAATATCGAACTGTCAATGTCAAGGCCGCTGGTACTGAGCATCAGTATCCTGACCACATTCAGATTCCGAACCTCATGCAGCGGTTTGTTGCCGAACTTGCGACCGGTAACCTGCATCCTGTGGGGCGAGCAGTGAAGGCACACTATGACTTCGTCTCGATTCACCCGTTTCGCGATGGAAATGGAAGAACAGGGCGGTTGCTGATGAACCTTCTTCTGATTCAAAGTGGCTATGTGCCAGCTATCCTCCGAGTCGAACGACGAACCGACTATATCGATTCGCTCGTTCATGCCCAATCGAACGACGATGACCTTTCAAAACTGACCATGCTAGTGTGCAACGAACTCGAATCCGCCCTCGAAGAGGTGATCTCGCTTGCGAGCTGA
- a CDS encoding FAD-dependent oxidoreductase produces MRAEILIAGGGTGGVAAAMMACELGHKVIMTEETDWVGGQLTSQIVPPDEHPWIEQFGCTRRYRDFRNRVRQAYYANPGLSESARQNPLLNPGTGWVSRLCFEPEVGWKVIQDMLAPYVAKGLLTILLKHKPHSAMVNDDQVEAIRFLNLESGKLLTIEADVFLDATELGDLLPMTGTEYVVGAESKADTKEPNAVEGPAEWDNVQGITWCFALASDPNGEHRIEKPAQYEKWKNWKPNFWPGSILGFEVLHAHTGETRELPLYGRKPGDWYALFPYRQIVSPSVFPGQHPATVVNWPQNDYFEGTIMDVDPLPKGDEIPEHFDVPGAMGPVSASRLHDSKQLSLSLLYWLQNDAPRHDDQPGAYPNLYMSPELAGTVDGFAKYPYIREARRIQAEYVVKEQDVAAYTNEGADRAPSFEDSVGIGAYRIDLHPSTNGANTIDTSTLPFEIPLRSLVPVRMTNLIPACKNLGVTHITNGCYRLHPVEWNIGESAAALASCTLRMGSAQAVSGSTEEVAGLHGLLSNQGVELRWPQLRAL; encoded by the coding sequence TTGCGAGCTGAAATTCTAATCGCCGGTGGCGGAACAGGCGGCGTTGCCGCTGCGATGATGGCATGTGAGCTTGGTCACAAGGTCATCATGACCGAGGAGACCGACTGGGTCGGTGGTCAATTAACCTCCCAAATTGTTCCTCCAGATGAGCATCCGTGGATCGAACAATTCGGCTGTACCCGCCGCTACCGAGATTTTCGAAACCGGGTTCGACAAGCGTACTACGCAAACCCGGGTCTCTCAGAGTCTGCCCGGCAGAACCCATTGCTCAATCCGGGAACTGGTTGGGTTAGCCGCCTATGCTTTGAGCCCGAAGTTGGGTGGAAAGTGATCCAAGATATGCTCGCACCCTATGTTGCCAAAGGGTTGCTGACGATTCTGCTGAAGCACAAGCCCCACTCAGCCATGGTTAATGATGACCAGGTCGAAGCCATTCGATTCTTGAACTTGGAGTCCGGAAAGCTTCTGACCATCGAAGCGGACGTCTTCCTGGATGCCACCGAACTCGGAGATTTGCTCCCGATGACCGGGACGGAATACGTCGTTGGGGCCGAGTCGAAGGCCGACACGAAAGAGCCAAACGCAGTTGAAGGACCTGCTGAATGGGATAACGTGCAGGGAATCACGTGGTGCTTTGCCCTCGCCAGCGATCCTAACGGCGAGCACCGGATCGAGAAACCAGCGCAGTACGAGAAGTGGAAGAACTGGAAGCCGAATTTTTGGCCCGGATCCATCCTAGGCTTTGAGGTGTTACATGCTCACACCGGTGAGACTCGCGAGTTGCCGTTGTACGGACGAAAGCCCGGCGATTGGTACGCACTGTTTCCCTACCGTCAGATCGTCAGTCCAAGCGTTTTTCCTGGTCAACATCCAGCGACTGTGGTGAATTGGCCCCAGAATGACTACTTCGAAGGGACGATTATGGATGTCGATCCACTCCCGAAAGGCGACGAAATCCCCGAGCACTTCGACGTCCCCGGGGCGATGGGGCCAGTTTCCGCAAGCCGACTTCATGACTCCAAACAGCTCAGCTTGAGCCTACTGTATTGGCTCCAGAACGATGCACCCCGTCACGACGACCAACCGGGGGCGTATCCAAACTTGTATATGAGCCCGGAGTTAGCGGGGACCGTCGACGGGTTTGCAAAGTACCCCTACATCCGCGAAGCTCGGCGAATTCAGGCCGAGTACGTGGTTAAAGAGCAAGATGTTGCAGCCTATACCAACGAAGGAGCCGATCGGGCACCCTCCTTTGAGGACTCAGTCGGGATTGGGGCCTATCGAATCGATCTTCACCCGAGCACGAACGGGGCGAATACAATCGACACCTCGACGCTGCCGTTTGAGATTCCCTTGAGGTCGCTTGTTCCGGTTCGGATGACAAACCTAATCCCGGCCTGCAAAAATCTTGGCGTAACCCATATCACGAACGGTTGCTATCGGCTGCATCCGGTGGAGTGGAATATTGGAGAGTCCGCCGCGGCCCTGGCCTCGTGCACGCTGCGGATGGGTTCAGCGCAAGCGGTGTCGGGGTCTACCGAAGAAGTTGCTGGATTACATGGCCTTCTTTCCAACCAGGGAGTCGAGCTCCGCTGGCCACAGCTCCGGGCCCTCTAA
- a CDS encoding ABC-F family ATP-binding cassette domain-containing protein, producing the protein MLLSVSNVKKAFGPDQILLGVTFRLDPKERVAMVGRNGAGKSTLLKILTERDTPDSGSFNINRGAKIGYLRQEQPVTFGRSVIEEAQAGAADRLAIQVRLRELEELIEADKATAENLDEYALVHEHFLDAEGYSAERDVRTVLIKMGFEEDEFDKPTDALSGGEKTRLAIARILLEEPDLLILDEPTNHLDLQATEWLENWITQYHGAVLLVSHDRTFLEATAQRVLELRDGQVKAYPGPFGKYLELKQADEERQAEVAKRQSIELAKMDEYVRRFMNSQRTAQARGRLKQMEKLEAVRVHAPKSDKQMAGGFGKASRSGEIVVETKKLAVGFPDLTLIKELNWVVRIGERWGIIGENGAGKSTLIKTVMGALPPLGGVAKIGSSVVAGYFTQDASDLDPEMSPLDVLCYEDGLTPPEARTLLGRFLLTGDDVYRPVRTLSGGEKNKLSLARLTNLNPNLLVLDEPTNHLDMTSREALADVLKDYDGTLILISHDRWLLSQVTDNTLDVRRNEVIQFPGSYTDYRNRKTTGPAVVSTTSSSAKPDENVPKLSPRELGKAIEKLNKEISQIEDKITSQENEMAVLEMKLAGVRPGDDVLALSTQHGELQQTIASTMKEWERLNTEVAEMEAQRG; encoded by the coding sequence ATGCTCCTCTCTGTCTCAAATGTCAAAAAAGCGTTTGGGCCGGACCAGATTCTTTTGGGTGTCACCTTCCGTTTGGACCCCAAGGAGCGGGTGGCAATGGTGGGTCGAAACGGAGCCGGAAAGTCGACTCTTCTAAAAATTCTGACCGAACGCGATACGCCAGATTCGGGTTCATTCAACATCAACCGTGGGGCCAAAATCGGGTACCTCCGCCAAGAGCAGCCGGTCACCTTTGGGCGATCCGTCATCGAAGAAGCCCAGGCCGGAGCAGCAGATCGCCTCGCAATCCAGGTTCGGCTGAGAGAACTCGAAGAGCTGATCGAGGCGGACAAAGCGACCGCCGAAAACCTTGACGAATACGCTCTCGTCCATGAGCACTTTCTTGACGCCGAGGGGTACTCGGCCGAGCGAGATGTGCGAACAGTTCTCATCAAAATGGGATTCGAGGAGGATGAGTTTGATAAGCCGACCGACGCCCTCAGCGGCGGAGAAAAAACTCGCCTCGCCATCGCAAGGATCCTGCTCGAAGAACCAGACCTCCTGATCCTCGACGAGCCAACCAACCACCTTGACCTTCAAGCCACCGAATGGCTAGAGAACTGGATCACGCAGTACCACGGCGCCGTTTTGCTGGTCAGCCACGACCGAACCTTCTTGGAAGCGACGGCTCAGCGAGTGCTGGAACTGCGGGATGGACAGGTTAAGGCTTATCCGGGACCGTTCGGTAAGTACCTAGAACTCAAACAAGCCGACGAAGAACGCCAAGCCGAAGTGGCGAAAAGGCAATCGATTGAGCTTGCCAAGATGGATGAATACGTCCGGCGCTTCATGAATAGCCAGCGCACTGCCCAGGCGCGTGGTCGGCTCAAGCAGATGGAAAAACTCGAAGCCGTTAGAGTTCATGCGCCAAAGAGCGATAAGCAGATGGCGGGCGGGTTTGGAAAAGCATCTCGCTCGGGAGAAATTGTTGTTGAGACAAAGAAACTCGCGGTCGGCTTTCCAGATTTGACTCTGATCAAAGAATTGAACTGGGTCGTTCGCATCGGCGAACGGTGGGGCATCATCGGCGAAAACGGGGCCGGGAAATCGACACTCATCAAGACCGTCATGGGTGCGCTTCCACCGCTTGGTGGAGTTGCCAAGATCGGCTCAAGTGTGGTTGCGGGCTACTTCACCCAGGATGCCAGCGATCTAGATCCTGAGATGTCGCCTTTGGACGTCCTCTGCTACGAAGACGGCCTCACTCCGCCAGAAGCGCGAACCCTGCTTGGGCGATTCTTGCTGACTGGGGACGACGTCTACCGCCCGGTCCGAACCCTCAGCGGTGGCGAGAAGAACAAACTTTCTTTGGCGCGCTTGACGAATCTGAATCCCAATCTGCTAGTGCTCGATGAGCCTACGAACCACCTCGATATGACTTCGCGCGAGGCTCTCGCGGATGTTCTCAAGGATTACGACGGAACGCTGATTCTCATTTCGCACGACCGCTGGTTGCTCAGCCAAGTGACCGACAACACCCTCGACGTTCGCCGGAACGAAGTGATCCAGTTCCCTGGTTCCTACACCGACTATCGAAACAGAAAAACAACTGGGCCCGCAGTCGTCTCGACTACTTCTTCGTCGGCAAAGCCCGACGAAAATGTCCCCAAGCTCTCTCCCAGGGAGCTCGGAAAGGCGATCGAAAAACTCAACAAAGAGATATCACAGATCGAGGACAAGATCACTAGCCAGGAAAACGAAATGGCGGTGCTAGAAATGAAACTCGCCGGAGTTCGCCCTGGAGACGATGTTCTAGCACTCTCAACTCAGCACGGAGAGTTGCAACAAACGATTGCCAGTACCATGAAGGAATGGGAGCGGCTGAACACCGAAGTTGCCGAGATGGAGGCACAGCGAGGGTGA